A stretch of the Capsicum annuum cultivar UCD-10X-F1 chromosome 10, UCD10Xv1.1, whole genome shotgun sequence genome encodes the following:
- the LOC107844003 gene encoding probable auxin efflux carrier component 1b, with protein sequence MISLSDLYHVLTAVVPLYVAMILAYGSVKWWKIFTPDQCSGINRFVALFAVPLLSFHFIASNNPYAMNYRFIAADTLQKIIVLFVLAIWSRVSSRGSLEWSITLFSLSTLPNTLVMGIPLLKGMYGDASGSLMVQIVVLQCIIWYTLMLFLFEYRGARMLIAEQFPDNGGSIISFKVDSDIISLDGKEPLETQAEVGDDGKLHVTVRKSTSSRSEIFSRRSHGPNSGLSLTPRPSNLTNAEIYSLQSSRNPTPRGSSFNHTDFYSMVNGKNANMSPRHSNFGNYGVDEESGVGRGNGVYGQGNAGYPAPTNAGIFSPATGPMTKKKANGGTEGGKDLHMFVWSSSASPVSEGGIHVFRGAGDYGNELGVGAHPKDYDEFGREEFTFGNKQNPNGTDREGPVVRSSSTTELRPKVAQEETKATAMPPASVMTRLILIMVWRKLIRNPNTYSSLIGLTWSLVSFKWNVQMPAIIAKSISILSDAGLGMAMFSLGLFMALSPRIIACGKTIAIFSMGVRFVTGPAVMAAASIAVGLRGVLLHIAIVQAALPQGIVPFVFAKEYGVHPDILSTGVIFGMLVALPITLVYYILLGV encoded by the exons ATGATATCACTTTCAGACCTATACCATGTTCTTACTGCTGTCGTTCCATTGTATGTAGCAATGATCTTAGCTTATGGTTCAGTAAAATGGTGGAAAATCTTTACCCCTGATCAATGTTCAGGGATAAACAGATTTGTTGCTCTTTTTGCTGTTCCATTGCTGTCTTTTCACTTCATTGCTTCCAACAATCCTTATGCAATGAACTATAGGTTTATAGCTGCTGATACTCTTCAGAAAATCATTGTTCTTTTTGTGTTAGCCATTTGGTCTAGAGTTAGCTCAAGGGGGTCTCTTGAATGGTCCATTACTTTGTTTTCACTTTCCACTTTGCCAAATACTCTTGTTATGGGGATCCCTTTGTTGAAGGGAATGTATGGTGATGCCTCAGGAAGTTTAATGGTCCAAATAGTTGTGCTTCAGTGTATCATTTGGTACACTTTGATGCTTTTCTTGTTTGAGTATAGAGGTGCAAGAATGCTTATTGCTGAACAGTTTCCTGATAATGGAGGATCCATTATTTCATTCAAAGTGGATTCTGATATTATCTCATTAGATGGTAAAGAGCCATTAGAAACTCAAGCTGAAGTTGGTGATGATGGGAAACTTCATGTTACTGTTAGAAAATCCACTAGTTCTAGGTCTGAAATATTTTCAAGAAGATCCCATGGTCCTAATTCTGGTCTTTCATTAACACCAAGACCATCAAACTTAACTAATGCTGAGATTTATTCACtacaatcttcaagaaatccaaCTCCTAGAGGTTCAAGTTTTAACCACACTGATTTTTACTCAATGGTGAATGGGAAAAATGCTAATATGAGTCCAAGGCATTCAAATTTTGGTAACTATGGTGTTGATGAGGAGAGTGGTGTTGGGAGAGGAAATGGTGTTTATGGTCAAGGGAATGCAGGGTATCCTGCTCCTACTAATGCTGGAATCTTTTCTCCGGCTACCGGACCGATGACTAAGAAGAAGGCTAATGGTGGTACAGAAGGTGGAAAGGATCTTCACATGTTTGTTTGGAGTTCAAGTGCTTCACCAGTATCTGAAGGAGGGATTCATGTCTTTAGGGGAGCAGGTGACTATGGTAATGAGCTTGGTGTTGGAGCCCACCCAAAAG ATTATGATGAATTTGGCCGAGAAGAGTTCACATTTGGAAACAAGCAGAACCCGAATGGAACTGACCGAGAAGGGCCAGTTGTGCGCTCGAGCTCCACAACCGAGCTCCGTCCTAAGGTTGCTCAAGAAGAGACCAAGGCTACTGCCATGCCTCCGGCTAGTGTCATGACCAGGCTCATTTTGATTATGGTGTGGCGAAAACTAATTAGGAATCCGAATACTTACTCCAGCCTCATTGGACTCACTTGGTCTTTGGTCTCTTTCAA ATGGAATGTTCAAATGCCTGCTATTATAGCCAAATCGATATCGATTCTTTCTGATGCTGGTCTTGGAATGGCAATGTTTAGTCTTG GTTTGTTCATGGCATTGTCGCCTAGAATCATTGCCTGTGGGAAAACAATTGCTATCTTCTCCATGGGTGTGAGATTCGTTACTGGTCCTGCAGTCATGGCTGCTGCCTCCATTGCAGTCGGTCTTCGAGGTGTCCTTTTGCATATCGCTATCGTTCAG GCAGCTCTCCCTCAGGGAATTGTTCCATTCGTCTTCGCCAAGGAATACGGTGTTCATCCTGATATATTGAGCACAGG GGTTATATTTGGGATGTTAGTAGCACTTCCTATCACTTTAGTTTACTACATTTTGTTGGGGGTTTGA
- the LOC107845191 gene encoding transcription factor bHLH106: MQQQDYFQENFDFCQYLTKNKPSSSDHNNMKMGEYTYGFDIKGIKNFCSSSSIYPHHMEFQETIENNNNTPEARAINHKEAERRRRQRINSHLHTLRTLLSCNSKTDKASLLAKVVQRVRELKEQTSKIMQSETNFPSETDEITVLSSNDCLEDGRSLIKASLCCEDRLNLIPDLIETLKSLGLSPLRAEMVTLGGRIRNVVILAVDHRKESNNNSTDDDAEEEESLLLLRDALRSIIQRSSYGSTGERGKKRRVLKHGTTNY, translated from the exons ATGCAACAACAAGATTATTTCCAAGAAAACTTTGATTTTTGCCAATACTTAACCAAAAATAAACCATCATCAAGTGATCATAACAATATGAAGATGGGAGAATATACATATGGTTTTGATATTAAAGGTATTAAAAACTTTTGTAGCTCCTCATCAATTTACCCTCATCATATGGAATTTCAAGAAACTatagagaataataataatacaccAGAAGCTAGAGCTATAAATCATAAAGAAgcagaaagaagaagaagacaaaggATTAATTCTCATCTTCATACCCTAAGAACCCTACTTTCTTGCAATTCTAAg ACAGATAAAGCTTCATTACTAGCCAAAGTGGTTCAACGTGTGAGGGAACTCAAAGAACAAACTTCAAAAATCATGCAAAGTGAAACAAACTTCCCTTCTGAAACTGATGAAATCACTGTGTTATCATCAAATGATTGTTTAGAAGATGGAAGATCACTCATCAAGGCATCTCTTTGTTGCGAAGATCGATTGAATCTCATCCCTGACCTAATCGAAACCCTAAAATCGCTCGGTTTGAGTCCTCTAAGAGCTGAAATGGTCACATTAGGAGGGAGAATTCGTAACGTGGTTATACTAGCTGTTGATCATCGTAAGGAGAGTAATAATAACAGTACTGATGATGACGCGGAGGAGGAGGAGTCTCTTTTGTTGTTGAGAGATGCTTTGAGGTCTATAATTCAACGTTCGAGTTATGGGAGTACTGGTGAAAGGGGTAAAAAACGAAGAGTACTAAAACATGGAACAACAAATTACTAG